Proteins encoded in a region of the Puniceibacterium sp. IMCC21224 genome:
- the moaA gene encoding GTP 3',8-cyclase MoaA — protein MTAPLIDPFLRPISYLRVSVTDRCDFRCVYCMSENMTFLPKKELLTLEELDRMCSTFVGLGVEKLRITGGEPLVRRDIMTFFRAMTRHLDSGALKELTLTTNGSQLERFAADLFDAGVRRVNISLDTLDEKKFADITRWGRLPQVLRGIDAAQKAGLRVKINTVALKGFNEDELLTLAEWCASRDMDLTWIEVMPMGDIGNEDRLGQYWKLSELRNTLGQHYRLTDLPESSGGPARYVRIEETGQKIGFITPLTHNFCESCNRVRLTCTGELFMCLGQEDNADLRSALRNHPVNDAPLEQAIRDAISHKPKGHDFDYSRQNVDGRVSRHMSHTGG, from the coding sequence ATGACAGCCCCATTGATAGACCCCTTCCTGCGTCCAATCTCGTACTTGCGTGTGTCGGTCACCGACCGCTGCGATTTTCGCTGCGTCTACTGCATGTCGGAAAACATGACCTTTCTGCCCAAGAAAGAGCTGCTGACCCTCGAAGAGCTGGACCGCATGTGTTCAACCTTCGTCGGACTTGGTGTCGAAAAGCTGCGCATCACCGGCGGTGAACCGCTGGTTCGGCGCGATATCATGACGTTCTTTCGCGCAATGACCCGGCATCTCGACAGTGGCGCGCTGAAAGAGCTGACGTTGACCACCAACGGATCACAGCTCGAACGCTTTGCTGCGGATCTTTTTGATGCCGGTGTGCGGCGGGTGAACATCTCGCTCGATACGCTGGATGAAAAGAAGTTCGCAGATATCACCCGCTGGGGGCGTTTGCCGCAGGTTCTACGTGGCATCGACGCGGCGCAAAAGGCCGGGCTGCGGGTCAAAATCAACACCGTGGCGCTGAAAGGCTTCAACGAGGATGAGCTGCTGACGCTGGCCGAATGGTGCGCGTCCCGCGATATGGATTTGACCTGGATCGAAGTCATGCCCATGGGCGACATCGGCAACGAGGATCGCCTGGGCCAGTACTGGAAACTTTCCGAACTGCGCAACACTCTGGGCCAGCATTACAGGCTGACCGACCTACCCGAAAGCTCGGGTGGCCCGGCGCGCTACGTGCGGATCGAAGAGACCGGGCAAAAGATCGGCTTTATCACCCCGCTCACGCATAACTTCTGCGAAAGCTGCAATCGGGTACGCCTGACTTGCACTGGTGAGCTGTTCATGTGCCTCGGACAAGAGGATAACGCCGATCTGCGGTCCGCCCTGCGAAATCACCCGGTCAATGACGCGCCGCTAGAGCAGGCCATTCGCGACGCGATCTCGCATAAACCCAAAGGGCATGATTTCGATTATTCCCGCCAAAACGTCGATGGCCGCGTGTCACGCCACATGAGCCATACTGGCGGCTAA